GGAGTTGAGCAACGATTCCGGGAGGTGTTTGGCTTGCGCTAACTGGAAAAGGCGTTCGATTTGCCTGTCGTTGAGTTTCTCGAACAGCCAGCGCGCCCGCCGACCCAGCCATAGCTCTCTGGCCAGCACCGCTCGCCATTCCTTTTCATAGGTGGAAAGCCTCTTAGCTGTGAGGTCATCGCTGCAAAGCGCTTGATGCAGGGTGTCAGCGGCTATCTGGGCGCAGAGAAGGCCATAATAAATCCCGCCACCCGTGGTCGGCTTCACCTGTCCGGCAGCGTCCCCGACAACGAGCGCTCTTCCCCCCGCGGTTCTGGGCAGCGTCTTGAGGGGTATTCCCCCGTAGCTTATTTTGACGTCTGGTGAGACTATCTTGCCCTGGCTGGCCAAATGGTCAAGGAAGCCTTTCAGATGTGAACTGGTGTGGCGGCGGCAGAGGAGACCAGCTAGTGCCCAGTCTTGATAAGTAGGCACCAGCCAGGCAAAGAAGCCCGGCGCGATGCGGTTGCCGAAGTATACCTCCACCTCGTCAACTCCCTTTGTCTGCACCTCTGCCTGAGCGCCCATGACAAAGTCGCTGTTCTTGCTGAAACCCAACTTCTGAGGCAGCCTGGAGCCGAAACCGGAGGCAATGACTACCGATTTCCCTTCGTACGTCATTTCCCCCTGCTTATTCTTGACCTGGACGCAGGCGAGGTTTCCTGTTGTGGTGACGTCGGTCGCCTGGCTTTCCAGGTGGTATTCTGCTCCGTGCATTTGGGCGATTCTGGCCAATTTGATGTCGAAAGCGGTGCGGTCCACGACGTAGGCTTGAGGCGTTTCTTTTTCCAGAGTGAGACAGTCTCCCGAGGGGGCGAAGAATCTGGCGGATTTTATCTCCCTGAGCACGGCTTCTCTGCCAGCAGGGAAGGCATCGAGGCATTCCTTTCCCAAAATGCCGGTGCAGCAGTGTGCCTGGCCGATACTTTCCTGGCGCTCGAAGACAATCACCTTGTGCCCGTGGCTAGCCAACTCGCCGGCGACATGGCTTCCAATAGGACCGGCGCCAACTACGATTGCGTCGTACAAATGGTCTCTCCAACCTTTGGCAAGTAATGTTACAGCCTCCGGCCTGCGCTGTAAAACGAGGCTGGGCGGTGACCTTGAGATCGGTTCGTGAGATTGTTTAGTAATGTCATTCTGAGGGGTCTGCCTGCGAGTTTGTGAAGAAATGCGGGCCGTAGCTTCGGCCCTTCACGATTTCCAGCTTTGAAGGGGCAATAAATTCACAAGCTCGCAGGCGGAGAAGGGTCTCACTTGATGAAGCAATGT
The Chloroflexota bacterium DNA segment above includes these coding regions:
- a CDS encoding geranylgeranyl reductase family protein, producing the protein MSSQTRRQTPQNDITKQSHEPISRSPPSLVLQRRPEAVTLLAKGWRDHLYDAIVVGAGPIGSHVAGELASHGHKVIVFERQESIGQAHCCTGILGKECLDAFPAGREAVLREIKSARFFAPSGDCLTLEKETPQAYVVDRTAFDIKLARIAQMHGAEYHLESQATDVTTTGNLACVQVKNKQGEMTYEGKSVVIASGFGSRLPQKLGFSKNSDFVMGAQAEVQTKGVDEVEVYFGNRIAPGFFAWLVPTYQDWALAGLLCRRHTSSHLKGFLDHLASQGKIVSPDVKISYGGIPLKTLPRTAGGRALVVGDAAGQVKPTTGGGIYYGLLCAQIAADTLHQALCSDDLTAKRLSTYEKEWRAVLARELWLGRRARWLFEKLNDRQIERLFQLAQAKHLPESLLNSPDFSFDWHGRLILKGVRHLGMGGVISLMWRLTAARLFGSFHSH